The Trachemys scripta elegans isolate TJP31775 chromosome 6, CAS_Tse_1.0, whole genome shotgun sequence genome includes a window with the following:
- the PRLR gene encoding prolactin receptor — protein MKQNLASSVRFILLLFLNIECLNEQSPPGKPEVLKCRSPEMETFTCWWKPGSDGGLPTNYTLLYNKEGKEQIYECPDYRTAGPNSCYFDKKHTNLWTSYNISVKATNEVGSNISNPHYVDVTSIVQPDPPINLSLQVIQSAGIVYLWAKWSPPPLVDVRSGWLILHYELRLKSEEREEWETIFVGQQAHYKAFKLHPGLKYIVQVHCMLDHGEWSEWSSESYIQIPNGQPPGKPELLRCRSPEKETFTCWWKPGSDGGLPTNYTLLYSKEGDKSINECPDYRTAGPNSCYFDKKHTSLWAIYNITIKATNKMGSNISEPQYVDVTYIVQPDPPVNLSLEVKKQVDGKPYLLLKWHPPPLADVKSGWLTLEYKLRLKPEEGDEWETIFVGQQTQYKLFSLNPGKKYLAQVHCKPDHGEWSEWSSESYIQIPGDIELKDVIVWIFVAVLSSVICLIIIWMMALKGFSMVACILPPVPGPKIKGLDTHLLETGRSDEFLSALGCQDFPPTSDCEDLLVEFLEVDDSEDQQLMPSHEKGHPSKNMKSTHKETDSDSGRGSCDSPFLLSDRSREPRIPPSAFQTPDISEISENNARKSSCEIQSTDLKGKIPYFSIGSTKLSTWPGAQLSNNQTPKCSYHNITDVCKIALGTMNVNVTSILGGNEENQQSQYSKPTETISEEKLDKQGEVESLHSRADQDRMQLLPSEKSPFLSAKLMDYVEIHKVNQDGALAVLPKQKENGGKTENCTVPGNSKEYAKVSRVVDNSILVIIPVSRVQTTPMFQEPPKESVQILQQSQTEKNMSYCFTTPSECKIDTGGLDYLDPTSFMCSFN, from the exons ATGAAGCAAAACTTGGCATCATCAGTTAGatttattttgctgctttttctGAACATAGAGTGTTTGAATG AGCAATCACCTCCTGGAAAGCCTGAGGTCTTGAAGTGTCGTTCTCCAGAAATGGAAACCTTTACTTGCTGGTGGAAGCCTGGCTCAGATGGAGGACTTCCTACCAACTACACTCTGCTCTACAACAAGGAAGG aaaagaacAAATTTATGAGTGTCCAGATTACAGAACTGCAGGTCCCAATTCCTGTTACTTTGACAAAAAGCACACCAATCTCTGGACATCTTATAACATTTCTGTAAAGGCAACTAATGAGGTGGGAAGTAACATCTCTAACCCTCATTATGTGGACGTGACTTCCATAG TTCAGCCAGATCCTCCTATAAACCTGTCTCTGCAAGTAATACAATCAGCTGGGATAGTGTATCTTTGGGCAAAGTGGTCTCCACCTCCATTGGTTGATGTCAGATCTGGTTGGCTTATACTTCATTATGAATTACGCCTAAAGTCTGAAGAAAGGGAAGAGTGGGAG ACTATTTTTGTTGGACAGCAAGCACATTATAAGGCGTTTAAATTACATCCTGGATTGAAATACATTGTACAGGTTCACTGCATGCTAGACCATGGAGAATGGAGTGAATGGAGCTCAGAAAGTTACATTCAGATCCCCAATG GGCAGCCCCCTGGAAAGCCTGAACTACTGAGGTGTCGTTCTCCAGAAAAGGAAACTTTTACTTGCTGGTGGAAGCCTGGCTCAGATGGAGGACTTCCTACCAACTACACTCTGCTCTACAGCAAGGAGGG AGACAAATCAATCAATGAATGTCCAGATTACAGAACTGCAGGCCCCAATTCCTGTTACTTTGATAAAAAGCACACCTCACTTTGGGCAATCTATAATATCACCATAAAGGCAACCAATAAGATGGGAAGTAACATCTCTGAGCCTCAATATGTGGATGTGACTTACATAG TTCAGCCAGACCCTCCTGTGAACCTATCTCTAGAAGTAAAAAAACAAGTAGATGGAAAACCGTATCTGTTGTTGAAATGGCATCCACCTCCACTGGCTGATGTCAAATCTGGATGGCTTACTCTTGAATATAAGTTGCGACTAAAACCTGAAGAAGGGGATGAATGGGAG ACAATTTTTGTTGGACAACAAACACAATACAAGTTGTTTAGTTTAAATCCAGGAAAGAAATACCTTGCACAGGTACACTGCAAACCGGACCATGGAGAATGGAGTGAATGGAGCTCAGAAAGTTATATTCAAATCCCCGGTG ACATAGAGTTGAAGGATGTGATTGTCTGGATCTTTGTGGCTGTATTATCATCTGTCATTTGCTTAATCATTATCTGGATGATGGCTTTGAAAGGCTTTAG TATGGTAGCCTGCATCTTACCACCAGTCCCCGGGCCCAAGATAAAGGGACTCGATACACATCTGCTAGAG ACAGGGAGGTCCGACGAGTTTTTGAGCGCTCTGGGTTGCCAAGACTTCCCTCCAACATCAGACTGTGAGGACCTACTGGTAGAATTTCTGGAGGTAGATGACAGTGAGGATCAGCAACTAATGCCAAGTCATGAAAAAGGTCATCCCAGTAAAAATATGAAGTCAACACACAAGGAAACAGACAGTGACTCAGGGAGAGGGAGCTGTGACAGCCCTTTCCTACTCTCTGACAGGAGCAGGGAGCCCAGAATCCCTCCATCAGCATTTCAAACACCAGATATCAGTGAAATTTCAGAAAATAATGCAAGAAAAAGCAGCTGCGAAATTCAGAGCACAGACCTAAAAGGGAAAATACCTTATTTTAGCATTGGTAGTACAAAGTTATCTACGTGGCCTGGAGCTCAGCTATCTAACAATCAGACTCCTAAATGCTCCTACCACAACATTACGGATGTTTGTAAGATAGCCCTTGGCACCATGAATGTGAATGTTACatcaattttggggggaaatgaagAAAATCAACAGTCACAATATTCTAAACCCACTGAAACTATCAGTGaggaaaaactggacaagcaagGAGAAGTGGAGAGCTTGCATTCCAGAGCTGACCAAGACAGAATGCAATTGCTGCCCAGTGAGAAGTCACCTTTTTTGTCTGCTAAACTAATGGATTATGTAGAAATTCACAAAGTCAACCAAGACGGGGCGTTAGCTGTATTGCcgaaacagaaagaaaatggtGGCAAAACTGAAAACTGTACTGTCCCTGGAAACAGCAAGGAATATGCAAAGGTCTCAAGGGTTGTGGACAACAGCATTCTAGTAATAATACCAGTTTCAAGAGTTCAGACCACACCTATGTTTCAAGAACCTCCAAAGGAATCTGTTCAGATCCTTCAACAGAGtcaaacagagaaaaatatgAGCTATTGTTTTACAACTCCAAGTGAGTGCAAAATAGACACTGGTGGATTAGATTACCTGGATCCAACTTCCTTTATGTGCTCCTTTAATTAA